ACCTAACTCTTGGATTGCCTGCCAAACCTCCCCTTCTGTGAAGTTAGCCTCCAGAATAGTGGATTCAACTTCATTTATTTTGTCAAAATCAATGCCCTCCGAGTCAGGTCTGATTATCTCCTCCTCTGTAAATAGACTCTTATAAAACCCCACAATGTGATCAGCTTACTTTTGTCATCCACAAGTTGATTACTAATGTATAATTGTCTGATTCTGTTATACCTTCTTTTTGCAGTAGCCTGATTGATGAAAAAAGAAGTATTCCTGTCACCCTCTTGTAACCATCTAGTGTTTGACTTAATTTTCCAAGTTGTTTCTTCCATCTGTGCTGCTCTTTCAAACTCAGCTTTATGTTTAATCTTCTCCTGTATCTTCTCTTCAGATATAATGTTATCATCAGCAAAACAGTCAATATCCTGAATTTCTGACAAGATAAGATTGAGTTTAGTATTAACACGGCCAAAAACTGACTTGTTCCATAACTTCAACTTCTCCTTCAAAGCCTTGAGTTTCAACCATAAGACTGTACTAggggtacctgcaaaacaaaaagacTTCCACCAATCTTCTAACAATCGTAGAAATCCATTCTCCATAAACCATATTATTTCAAACCTAAAAGGGCTAGGACCCCAAGAAGGATCAGAAATATCTAAAAGAATGGGAACGTGATCTGAGGTAGGTCTGTGTTTTGCATTTTGGGAAACAAAAGGGAAGTGGGATTCGAAAGAATAAGAAATAAGGAATCTGTCTAGTCTGCACATGACTGGATTTGTTTGACCGTTAGACCAGGTGAATCTAGCACCCTTAAAGAGGTAAGTCGAGAAGATCATGATGCAAAATGAACTGtggaatgcattccttaattgaTTCTTGACTAGAACACGCATCATCAACTACTTCAGCATATGTGGGTTCAAAACCAGGAGGAAATGCAGGTGAAACAGAAGAAGAATCCCCAGACGATTCTTCCATTATCAAATCAGCAATAAAAGAATCTACTAGACCCAGTAAAGGTAAGACTTTGGATTTAGGTTCGTGAATAGTTATATCCTGTACATCATCAAAGGCAATTAATGATTGCACAACAATATCCTTGGAATGAGATTTTTTAACAAGGAGTTTaataatgggttttagaaaaggACCATCTTTGGTTACTttggaaacaagatattgtgttgAATGAGTAAGCATGGCTGTGAAATCGATTCCGAGGTTCCTTCCCAATTTGAATAATCTATGGACCTCTGTCAGAACCCAGTTGGGAATTAAAATCTTGTACTGGCTAGAGCTGTAGTAGATAGGGTATTGGGTAATGAGATGTTTAGACTTGCTGGGAATAGGTGAAGGAAAAAGATGATTTGGGAATGGAACAGAGACAGGCGGTAATGGTTATGAAGAGGATAAAGAATTTGGAGAGAAAGTGATTAATGGACTCATAACTCTTGTGATAGGTTTGAATAAGAGCGAATAATTTTTATGAAAAGGTATGGGTGGTATGGATTTCTTCTCGAATGGGTTTGGGTTTGTGTTGAAGTGGTGTTGAGGGTGTTGTTTGTTCGATAAACTCCTCAATAGCCATCTTAAAAGCAGGTGTACAGTCAATATCCATGGGAGTAGGCAAAGCAGGTGTACAGCAGCCAAAAGAAATCTTGAAACAGTTTATCAACTTGTAGAGGATTGGTTTGCACAAGTCGATACAGAAGTTGCACGATATGAAACACTAGAGGCGTTAGTGAATGGTCAAGATCTTGATCAAATCAAAAACATTAATCGTCGCTTTGGCGTTGGTAAAatgataaaagaaaaaacaaaaatcattgaTTTACTTATTCACCAAGGAAGGAATTTTTCAAGTGTTTCTCCAGGTGCAGGTTCACTTCATGGTGTAGATTTTCTTCCGAAAGATCCAGATTTTGAGTCATTTCCATCAAGACAGTCTGTTACGGATGAACTCATGAAAGCGCTGAGCAATGACGATATTACGTTGTTTCGGGTATATGGAACGGGTGTAATTGGAAAGACaatgttgattaatcaaatctgTAACCAAGTTAAAGATGATAGACTTTATGAGGTGGTCGTAATAGTAACTATATCTCAGAATGTGGAATTGAAAAAGATACAAGCTAAGATAGCAGATGTGTTAGAGTTTGAAGCGATTAAACAAATCGAGGATGTAACCACAAGAGCATCGGTTTTATCAGCTCGGTTGATGAGGGAACAAAGCGTACTCATTGTCTTAGATGATCTATGGACAGAGGATTTCAACTTACACTATGTGGGCAATACCTTATGGACAAAACAAAGGCTTGAAAGTAGTTGTCACTACAAGAATCCTTGAAAAATTTTGTGGTTCTCATAAATTTCAAGAGAGCTTTGAGGTGAAGACCATAAAAGAGGATGAATCATGGGATTTGTTCATGAAGAACGTTGGTGATGTTCCATATTCTGCCGTGGCTAGAGATATCGTCAAGGAGTGTAATGGTTTTCCAATAGCACTTGTTGTGCTTGGCAGGACATTGCAGGGGGTGATAACTCAATGGATTCCCAAGGATGGGAAGCTTACTCAATAGTTTTTGGTAAACAACATGAAGCTGGCTTAAAGACTAAAGTATTTAGATTCCTACCCAAAATTCCCTCCAAGGCACAGTTCCTTGTTAACTTGGAGGAAAATGGTATGTATACGCTTTGAATTTTTCTTCATAAATTTTCCTTTCGTTTTTTAGTTCGAAGCATTCTTTTTGTCATGTACAAAATATTATCTCACGAACACTTCCAGAAACCAAATTAATTTATTACGAGTGTCAAGTTCATATTTTTTATGAAGAGATCAACTTAGCATAACTAATTAGGGCCTCAGCTGAGTCATTCAGATTATGGCATTTATTtatatgttattttattttgacAGAGGAATCATGCGCAGATAATCTGAGAACCATTATTGAGGCAGCACCTGTTATCACCAATAACATTAATGGATGGATTATACAATTCAATGGGACTCGATTTAAACCTGTGAAAATTTAAGTGGGAGACAACATTTCAACGACCCTCTTGCGATATTATCAATGCTGTTGTATGTTTCATTTTTCATAAATTGGAGCATTACTTCATCTAAGTACTGCTTTTCAGTATGTCGACCCTTTAGTTGCTTCTTGAGGgtagtttgtgatttttttttttttttttgttctttgctATTGCGTTTATTGTATGTTGTGGTTGATTATCTTTCCATTATACCagcttcttttttgaaaaaagacAAAGATATTATAAATAAGAAAGAGTGCCAGGATTACTCTCAAAAGATATAGGAAGAGTTGAGCAAGGTGCTTAGAGAGCTTGCACTAAAAATACTTTCGTAACAATACaaaatcatcaaactcgatatttTTAAAAGAATCGACATTGATTGACCAACTAAGAAGTAACACTTTGATGTCTACACTAAGAGAAACAACTAAGAATCGACATTATGCCAGCTTCTATGTTGCTTCCGTGTTATTATCATAACGTGGTCATGTTAAAGGTAGCTTTTATAACACAATAAAAATGGAGGCCTCTCGGGACGGCCAAATAGCATATCAAGAGGCCAAAAGCCGTCCCAAAAAGGTCTTAGTGACAGTTTTCTTACGTCCCCTGTTCCACCATCACTAATATTTCAGGTGAACAAAGTTGGCCAACATTTGGAAGAGCTCACTGTCGGGACTCTAGGATCAGTGTTGGAGAACTATTGCATCTCAGAATAATCTTGTCATTAAGTGAAAATTCTAAACGCAATATTCATTCAGGTGTCTGATTTTGGaactgttggaatattttcaacgccgctaaccaaaggggggtcctggggggcatcgccccccaggctgtggtcgacctgacatgtcaagtcgtgggggtccaggggagaccgcccctggtgggggtttcaagggggcaacgcccccggaagaattttttgaactgaaggttttatttggccgataaaagcctgttcgaaaatttcgaatccaaaagacaccattgatgtctgttgatgaaggaacctgacggttcgtgaatagaaacctgttggcgaataaaaaaaaacctattcccaacaggtgcaaaaccctttataaataggttctcccagtttcgtttaacacataagaaaaattaatctgttttctctgtttcaaaaagcatcatcagaaatcagaaatctttttgtgtgttcttgattgagtcaaggggtacaaaccttgaattcagttttcgttgcagggctttcattgtatcctgaaggcaatatttcgcatacctgt
This Papaver somniferum cultivar HN1 unplaced genomic scaffold, ASM357369v1 unplaced-scaffold_84, whole genome shotgun sequence DNA region includes the following protein-coding sequences:
- the LOC113345911 gene encoding probable disease resistance protein At1g12290; translated protein: MAVKSIPRFLPNLNNLWTSVKEKDDLGMEQRQAVMVMKRIKNLERKCTVNIHGSRQSRCTAAKRNLETVYQLVEDWFAQVDTEVARYETLEALVNGQDLDQIKNINRRFGVGKMIKEKTKIIDLLIHQGRNFSSVSPGAGSLHGVDFLPKDPDFESFPSRQSVTDELMKALSNDDITLFRVYGTGVIGKTMLINQICNQVKDDRLYEVVVIVTISQNVELKKIQAKIADVLEFEAIKQIEDRISTYTMWAIPYGQNKGLKVVVTTRILEKFCGSHKFQESFEVKTIKEDESWDLFMKNVGDVPYSAVARDIVKECNGFPIALVVLGRTLQGVITQWIPKDGKLTQ